A section of the Streptomyces sp. NBC_01363 genome encodes:
- a CDS encoding carbohydrate ABC transporter permease produces the protein MGTATLTPPTTAAPPVAGRAGRRVRPARERAFWPFLLPALIAYTALFVLPSLFGFWVSFNKWAGPGSAMTWNGLGNYLELTRSEAFRTAFVNTFVLAFGGGALVFAFTFLSMMVLRQVKGRAFIRSVIFLPMIISVIAVGVAIGFLLNPDGAVNTILGWAGIEARPWLGPDMVFKCIVAGLVWSSTGFYVALMMSAADSIPPYLYEDAKLIGATKWEQFRHITLPLTWDVFAVSAVLWVVNSLKVFEIVIAFTTAGTPASPPIQARTVAVQQYASVAGGGVPELGSGAAMGVVILIVTTILIVLTRRVTRRERVELS, from the coding sequence ATGGGGACAGCAACACTCACCCCGCCCACGACAGCGGCGCCGCCCGTCGCGGGCAGGGCGGGCAGACGGGTGCGGCCGGCGCGCGAGCGGGCCTTCTGGCCCTTCCTGCTCCCCGCGCTGATCGCCTACACCGCGCTCTTCGTCCTGCCGTCGTTGTTCGGCTTCTGGGTCAGCTTCAACAAGTGGGCCGGTCCCGGCTCCGCCATGACGTGGAACGGCCTCGGCAACTACCTGGAGCTGACGCGCAGCGAGGCCTTCCGCACCGCCTTCGTCAACACCTTCGTGCTGGCCTTCGGGGGCGGAGCCCTGGTCTTCGCCTTCACCTTCCTGTCCATGATGGTGCTGCGGCAGGTCAAGGGCCGGGCCTTCATCCGGTCCGTGATCTTCCTGCCGATGATCATCTCGGTGATCGCGGTCGGTGTCGCCATCGGCTTCCTCCTCAATCCCGACGGCGCGGTCAACACGATCCTGGGCTGGGCCGGCATCGAGGCGCGGCCGTGGCTGGGTCCGGACATGGTGTTCAAGTGCATCGTCGCCGGGCTCGTGTGGTCGAGCACCGGCTTCTACGTGGCGCTGATGATGTCGGCCGCCGACTCCATCCCGCCCTACCTGTACGAGGACGCCAAGCTGATCGGCGCCACCAAGTGGGAGCAGTTCCGGCACATCACACTGCCGCTGACCTGGGACGTGTTCGCGGTGTCGGCCGTGTTGTGGGTGGTCAACAGCCTGAAGGTGTTCGAGATCGTGATCGCCTTCACCACGGCCGGCACTCCGGCCAGCCCGCCGATCCAGGCCCGCACCGTGGCGGTGCAGCAGTACGCCTCGGTGGCCGGCGGCGGTGTGCCCGAACTGGGTTCGGGTGCCGCCATGGGCGTCGTCATCCTGATCGTGACGACGATCCTCATCGTACTGACCCGGCGTGTCACCCGCCGCGAACGTGTGGAGCTGTCATGA
- a CDS encoding ABC transporter substrate-binding protein, which yields MRKLTAMLTVGALALSVGACGKKNGSGSSDKELVYTSSWGADEPQGKLIKSIADDFTTATGTKVDLKFVGRKGTDTLPTEMNAGQGPDLFDTSTDSVGAFVAQNLAEPLDDVLDMEVPGEGKKVRDVLPDSVQKASTDKDHVRFMAHTVISTAVWYDASKHAGLAPRTWKEFIAYLDEAKKDGRTPLGQDGTVNFYNAYWFYSALVRSEGAGSLSALGKDPAAWDKPAVLVAARKVEQLADGGYFQKDFMATKYPAAQDAWAQGEYDLNLNGTWLAAETGPKLAKGTEVASFQLPAGGKNSVEVGTLGWGVNAKGHNLETAKEFLAFALQKKYEEKISGTAHNIPARPDVPAPGYLAGVQKDVAEAKYTHRTYDDMAADKNWWNNVFLPLDDQLLSGKIDAATFVKTGKKKAADYLASKG from the coding sequence GTGCGTAAGTTGACAGCCATGCTCACCGTCGGAGCTCTCGCCCTGAGCGTAGGCGCCTGCGGCAAGAAGAACGGTTCCGGCTCCTCGGACAAGGAACTTGTCTACACCTCCTCCTGGGGTGCCGACGAACCGCAGGGGAAGCTCATCAAGTCGATAGCCGACGACTTCACCACGGCGACCGGCACCAAGGTCGACCTGAAGTTCGTGGGCCGCAAGGGCACCGACACCCTCCCCACCGAGATGAACGCGGGCCAGGGCCCGGACCTGTTCGACACCTCCACCGACAGCGTCGGCGCCTTCGTCGCCCAGAATCTCGCCGAGCCGCTCGACGACGTCCTGGACATGGAGGTACCGGGCGAGGGCAAGAAGGTGCGGGACGTGCTGCCGGATTCCGTACAGAAGGCGTCGACCGACAAGGACCATGTGCGCTTCATGGCCCACACCGTGATCTCCACGGCCGTCTGGTACGACGCGTCCAAGCACGCGGGGCTCGCTCCCAGGACGTGGAAGGAGTTCATCGCCTATCTCGACGAGGCGAAGAAGGACGGCCGCACGCCGCTGGGCCAGGACGGCACGGTCAACTTCTACAACGCGTACTGGTTCTACTCGGCCCTGGTCCGCTCCGAGGGTGCCGGCAGCCTCAGCGCCCTGGGCAAGGATCCGGCCGCCTGGGACAAGCCGGCCGTTCTCGTGGCGGCCAGGAAGGTGGAGCAGCTGGCCGACGGCGGCTACTTCCAGAAGGACTTCATGGCCACCAAGTACCCTGCCGCGCAGGATGCCTGGGCCCAGGGCGAGTACGACCTGAACCTGAACGGCACCTGGCTGGCCGCCGAGACCGGACCGAAGCTGGCCAAGGGCACCGAGGTCGCCTCGTTCCAGCTGCCGGCCGGCGGCAAGAACTCCGTGGAGGTCGGCACGCTCGGCTGGGGTGTCAACGCCAAGGGCCACAACCTGGAGACGGCCAAGGAATTCCTCGCCTTCGCCCTGCAGAAGAAGTACGAGGAGAAGATCTCCGGCACCGCACACAACATCCCCGCGCGCCCGGACGTCCCCGCGCCCGGCTATCTGGCTGGCGTGCAGAAGGATGTCGCCGAGGCGAAGTACACCCATCGGACCTACGACGACATGGCCGCGGACAAGAACTGGTGGAACAACGTCTTCCTGCCCTTGGACGACCAGTTGCTCTCCGGCAAGATCGATGCGGCGACCTTCGTGAAGACCGGCAAGAAGAAGGCCGCCGACTACCTCGCCAGCAAGGGCTGA
- a CDS encoding Gfo/Idh/MocA family protein: MVTLAIIGAGLRGMSYARRALETGAARVVAVAEPDPERRRSMAAAHDVPAENVFADWRDLLARDRLADAAVISTQDSMHTAPAVRAAELGYHLLLEKPMAQTEEEAAAISAAADRNDVLLAVCHVMRYTPYTVRLRELIAEGRIGDVMNIQHLEQVGWWHQAHSFVRGNWRSQEESGPMLMTKACHDLDWIAHVKGALPERVSSFGNLVHFRAENRPDGAADRCVACPVESTCPYSAKRIYLDCLGDVDKEFWPLSAVTADHTEEGVLAALREGPYGRCAYSCDNDVVDTQVVTMEFADGTSATCTVTAFAALEHRKTRIFGTRGSIDGDGVVLRVHDFVTDEVTVIDTGANGDPTAATGHGGGDASLFDAFVDAISGNDPSLVLTDGAESLATHRVVWAAERARRTGTVVSLLPD; this comes from the coding sequence GTGGTCACTCTCGCCATCATCGGGGCGGGGCTGCGCGGTATGAGTTACGCGCGGCGTGCTCTGGAGACCGGCGCGGCGCGTGTCGTGGCCGTCGCCGAGCCCGATCCGGAACGCAGGCGCAGCATGGCCGCAGCGCACGACGTACCGGCCGAGAACGTCTTCGCCGACTGGCGGGATCTGCTCGCCCGGGACCGGCTGGCCGACGCCGCGGTGATCTCGACGCAGGACAGCATGCACACGGCGCCCGCGGTGCGGGCCGCGGAGCTCGGCTACCACCTGCTCCTGGAGAAGCCGATGGCGCAGACGGAGGAGGAGGCCGCCGCCATCTCCGCGGCCGCCGACCGCAATGACGTTCTGCTGGCCGTCTGTCACGTCATGCGCTACACCCCCTACACCGTCAGGCTCAGGGAGCTCATCGCCGAGGGCCGGATCGGCGACGTGATGAACATCCAGCACCTGGAACAGGTCGGCTGGTGGCATCAGGCCCACTCGTTCGTCCGGGGCAACTGGCGCAGCCAGGAGGAGTCGGGCCCGATGCTGATGACCAAGGCCTGCCACGACCTCGACTGGATCGCCCACGTCAAGGGAGCACTGCCCGAACGGGTGTCCTCGTTCGGCAATCTGGTGCACTTCCGGGCCGAGAACCGGCCCGACGGCGCGGCGGACCGATGCGTGGCGTGCCCGGTGGAGTCCACCTGCCCGTACTCCGCCAAACGCATCTACCTCGATTGTCTGGGGGACGTGGACAAGGAGTTCTGGCCGCTGTCCGCAGTCACGGCCGACCACACCGAGGAGGGGGTGCTCGCGGCGCTGCGCGAGGGCCCGTACGGCCGGTGCGCGTACTCCTGTGACAACGACGTGGTCGACACGCAGGTGGTGACCATGGAGTTCGCCGACGGCACCTCCGCCACCTGCACGGTCACCGCGTTCGCGGCACTGGAACACCGCAAGACCCGGATCTTCGGCACCCGCGGCTCCATCGACGGCGACGGCGTCGTCCTGCGCGTGCACGACTTCGTGACCGACGAGGTCACCGTCATCGACACCGGTGCCAACGGCGATCCCACGGCAGCCACCGGGCACGGCGGCGGTGACGCGTCCCTGTTCGACGCCTTCGTCGACGCCATCAGCGGGAACGACCCCTCCCTGGTACTCACCGACGGCGCCGAGAGCCTCGCCACGCACCGGGTCGTCTGGGCGGCCGAGCGCGCTCGCCGCACCGGCACCGTCGTATCCCTCCTGCCGGACTGA
- a CDS encoding ROK family transcriptional regulator produces the protein MTISGGDTSRLRRINLVTTLRALRGQGPLSLTEVTRRTGLSRPTVESLTEELLGSGWLKELPPQPGHMGRPARLFSFHSTGDYVLGIDIGSYSIRAAVADLDGTVVASRTQRVSADAGRAERLAAVRATAVDALESAAIGRVQLAAVCVGTTGVVSHDGLVKRCVGLPEWDGLDLAGEMAVDFDCPVLVENDCNLAALTEGWIGEAQGVDDVAFVLSGVRTGAGLLIGGRVHRGRGGAAGEIGALSLVGWHRATSHLTGYPKMPADTLPQEAAEYVFAQARTGEPAARWAVEQYAHDLAEGIAALVLALDPELVVIGGGVSRSGDVLLEPLRRHLDPLCLEPPALAVSSLSDQAVVLGAVRLALDHVDARLYDVDTVLPEPSS, from the coding sequence GTGACAATTTCCGGAGGCGACACCTCGCGGCTGCGGCGCATCAACCTGGTCACGACACTTCGCGCCCTGCGCGGCCAGGGCCCCCTCAGCCTCACCGAGGTCACCAGGCGCACAGGTCTGTCCCGCCCGACCGTGGAGAGCCTGACGGAAGAGCTGCTCGGTTCCGGATGGCTGAAGGAACTGCCGCCGCAGCCAGGCCACATGGGCCGTCCCGCCCGGCTGTTCAGCTTCCACTCCACCGGCGACTACGTGCTCGGGATCGACATCGGTTCGTACAGCATCAGAGCGGCCGTCGCCGACCTCGACGGCACCGTCGTCGCGTCCCGCACCCAGCGGGTGAGCGCGGACGCGGGGCGCGCCGAGCGGCTGGCCGCCGTGCGCGCGACGGCCGTGGACGCACTGGAGTCGGCGGCGATCGGGCGCGTCCAGCTGGCCGCCGTCTGCGTCGGCACCACGGGGGTGGTCAGCCATGACGGCCTGGTCAAACGCTGCGTCGGCCTGCCCGAATGGGACGGGCTGGACCTCGCGGGGGAGATGGCCGTCGACTTCGACTGCCCGGTCCTGGTGGAGAACGACTGCAATCTGGCCGCACTCACCGAAGGCTGGATCGGCGAGGCCCAGGGCGTCGACGACGTGGCCTTCGTCCTGTCCGGAGTGCGTACCGGGGCCGGTCTGCTGATCGGCGGCCGGGTGCACCGGGGGCGCGGGGGAGCGGCCGGCGAGATCGGCGCACTGTCCCTGGTGGGCTGGCACCGGGCCACCTCGCATCTGACCGGCTATCCGAAGATGCCGGCGGACACCCTGCCCCAGGAGGCCGCCGAGTACGTCTTCGCCCAGGCCCGCACCGGTGAACCGGCGGCCCGCTGGGCCGTCGAGCAGTACGCCCACGACCTGGCCGAGGGCATCGCCGCCCTGGTCCTGGCCCTGGACCCGGAACTCGTCGTGATCGGCGGCGGGGTCTCGCGCTCCGGTGACGTACTGCTGGAGCCGCTGCGGCGGCACCTCGACCCGCTGTGCCTGGAACCCCCGGCGCTCGCGGTCTCCTCCCTCTCCGACCAGGCCGTGGTGCTGGGCGCCGTGCGGCTCGCTCTCGATCACGTGGACGCCCGGCTGTACGACGTCGACACGGTGCTGCCCGAACCGTCGTCCTGA
- a CDS encoding beta-N-acetylhexosaminidase, with protein MTPPMLLPRPVTVRPAPGEFPLDAATTIKAPGELTTTAAWLQSALRPATGLPLPLTDEKPGPGIALTLRPELGAEAYRLESGPAGVRIEGGDAGGVFYGCQALLQLLPPRIYRSSRTTDERWAVPGTIVEDAPHFRWRGAMLDVARHFLPKREVLRFIDLMAMHRLNTLHLHLTDDQGWRVEILRFPRLTETGGWRSSSQLGSTDDDRTEDRPHGGYYTQDDIREIVAHAAQRGVTVVPEIDVPGRSQAAIAAYPELGVMGEQLEVMTRWGVSPHTLNAEESTIEFFRGVFDEVMALFPSTFIGVGGDECPKDQWKGDPRTRQLMAERGLSDEKALQAWFIARIAAHVAEGGRRVFGWDEILEGDLPPGVAVASWRGMTGAVTAARRGFDVVSCPDDQVYLDYRQSEHPDEPIPVSVPVTLEDAYFFDPVPDGLTDEQAARVLGGQANLWTEHMDTPRMVDYYAFPRLCAVAEALWRGAGDRDFDEFRTRLYDAHLPRLDAIGVEYRAPTGPLPWQTRPGIVGAPATRADREAHMNRRVAAIRS; from the coding sequence ATGACGCCCCCCATGTTGCTGCCCCGGCCCGTCACGGTCCGACCCGCCCCGGGAGAGTTCCCACTCGACGCGGCCACCACGATCAAGGCCCCCGGCGAACTGACCACGACCGCCGCCTGGCTGCAGTCGGCCCTGCGCCCCGCGACGGGGCTGCCCCTGCCCCTCACCGACGAGAAGCCCGGACCGGGCATCGCCCTGACGTTGCGTCCGGAACTGGGGGCCGAGGCATACCGGCTGGAGTCCGGGCCGGCCGGTGTCCGCATCGAAGGCGGGGACGCCGGCGGGGTGTTCTACGGCTGCCAGGCCCTGCTGCAACTGCTGCCGCCACGGATCTACCGCAGCTCCCGGACCACCGACGAGCGGTGGGCGGTGCCGGGGACGATCGTCGAGGACGCGCCGCACTTCCGCTGGCGCGGAGCCATGCTGGACGTGGCCAGGCACTTCCTGCCCAAGCGGGAGGTGCTGCGCTTCATCGACCTGATGGCGATGCACCGCCTCAACACCCTCCACCTCCATCTCACCGACGACCAGGGCTGGCGCGTGGAGATCCTGCGCTTCCCGCGTCTCACGGAGACCGGTGGATGGCGCAGTTCGTCCCAGTTGGGTTCCACGGACGACGACAGGACCGAGGACAGGCCGCACGGCGGCTACTACACCCAGGACGACATCCGCGAGATCGTCGCCCACGCGGCGCAGCGCGGCGTCACGGTCGTACCGGAGATCGACGTCCCCGGACGCTCCCAGGCGGCCATCGCCGCCTACCCCGAACTGGGCGTGATGGGCGAGCAGTTGGAAGTCATGACCCGATGGGGCGTCAGCCCCCACACCCTGAACGCGGAGGAGTCGACCATCGAATTCTTCCGGGGGGTCTTCGACGAGGTCATGGCCCTCTTCCCCAGCACCTTCATCGGTGTGGGAGGCGATGAGTGCCCCAAGGACCAGTGGAAGGGCGATCCGCGCACCCGGCAACTCATGGCCGAGCGCGGCCTGTCCGACGAGAAGGCCCTGCAGGCGTGGTTCATCGCCCGGATCGCCGCCCACGTCGCGGAAGGCGGGAGGCGTGTCTTCGGCTGGGACGAGATCCTGGAAGGGGATCTCCCGCCGGGTGTCGCGGTGGCCTCCTGGCGCGGGATGACAGGCGCCGTGACCGCCGCACGCCGGGGCTTCGACGTGGTGTCCTGCCCGGACGACCAGGTCTATCTCGACTACCGCCAGTCGGAACATCCCGACGAGCCGATTCCGGTCTCCGTCCCCGTGACGCTGGAGGACGCCTACTTCTTCGACCCGGTCCCGGACGGCCTGACCGACGAACAGGCCGCGCGGGTGCTCGGGGGACAGGCCAATCTGTGGACCGAGCACATGGACACGCCGCGCATGGTGGACTACTACGCGTTCCCCCGCCTGTGCGCGGTGGCCGAGGCGCTCTGGCGCGGCGCGGGCGACCGTGACTTCGACGAGTTCCGAACCCGTCTGTACGACGCGCACCTGCCCCGGCTCGACGCCATCGGTGTGGAGTACCGGGCGCCGACGGGCCCACTGCCCTGGCAGACGCGGCCGGGCATCGTGGGCGCACCCGCGACGAGGGCCGATCGCGAGGCGCACATGAACCGACGTGTGGCGGCCATCCGTTCCTGA
- a CDS encoding GNAT family N-acetyltransferase, with protein MISSAPISPVVPAGRMARNRQPVLGLPNGLGLRPWCQDDADVLAAAGQDPAIRRWNLLVVESVQDARNRIERMHGRWQAETGVIWAIARPGGEATGLIGLNDVDLEGGSAEIIYWLLPAARGSGVAVEAVGHVSEWALEDLGLHRLRLCHSVANPAACRVAHKAGYPFEGVMRGALLHADGWHDQHLHARIRGDASDAL; from the coding sequence ATGATCTCCAGTGCGCCCATATCCCCTGTCGTTCCCGCAGGTCGGATGGCCCGCAACCGCCAACCGGTACTCGGCCTCCCCAACGGCCTGGGGCTGCGCCCCTGGTGCCAGGACGATGCCGATGTGCTGGCAGCCGCCGGCCAGGATCCGGCGATTCGCCGATGGAACCTCCTCGTCGTGGAGTCGGTGCAGGACGCGCGCAACAGGATCGAGCGCATGCACGGGCGTTGGCAGGCCGAGACGGGCGTGATCTGGGCCATCGCCCGGCCTGGCGGCGAGGCCACGGGACTCATCGGGCTGAACGACGTCGATCTCGAAGGCGGCAGCGCCGAGATCATCTACTGGCTCCTGCCGGCGGCCCGTGGCAGTGGTGTCGCGGTCGAGGCCGTGGGGCACGTCAGCGAGTGGGCCCTGGAGGATCTGGGGCTGCATCGCCTGCGGCTGTGCCACTCGGTGGCCAACCCTGCCGCCTGCCGAGTGGCGCACAAGGCCGGATACCCCTTCGAAGGCGTCATGCGCGGCGCACTGCTGCACGCGGACGGATGGCACGACCAGCATCTGCACGCTCGCATCCGGGGTGACGCCTCGGACGCGCTGTGA